The DNA segment AATCTTCAGGTACTCCGTGACATGATCGCTAAAAACTGGACGATTCTCTTGCAAGAGGAAGACAAGGAGCAAGACATACACCTGCTCAGGATTGAGTTAACCTACAAACCAAATTTCAAGATAAACTAACTGACAAAATAAAAAGAACCATCATTTCCGTTCTGGGATTGATGGTTCTTGTGTTTAAATTGGTATATATTGTCTTTTTTCGTTTTTGTTGCTCTTGTTCTCATATCCGTAAAAACAAATGGGCTTCGCTTGTTTTCTGGATTCAATTTTCCTTCGCGTGTCAGCTTGTCACGCAGCTTTTTGGCCTTTGATTTCGCCATTGTAATCACTCCTATAAATGGTTTCCTACCATTATATAATATTTTGAAGGAGTGTGAAGAGAAAATATTAAATTTCTTGAATTTTTGATTGCTCCTGCGGGGTACTTCTTTTCTTCGTATGAAGGAAGTAAAAGAGTACCAACCCAATTAAAATATAAAAGGAACACATGAAATATAACGAACTATAATCCATGTTAGCTGCCAGTAAGCCAACTGCCAACGAACCTAGTGCAATACCGGTATCATAGATAGATAAAAAGGTTGCTGTCGCTAGACCTCTTTTTCTAGGCTCAGCATCTTGGATGGCAATCGTTTGGAAGGTAGGGAATAGTGTTCCCCATCCTAAGCCGATCATTCCCGCAGAAAAGAGGAACATGAATGCTCCGGTGCTTTGGCTTAATACAAACATCCCAATAGCAAAGAGCAAGATAGAGGGATAAGAAATTACGTTTGGACCATAAAGATCGAGCCATTTACCTGTGAATGGCCTAGAAAGTAACAGAACAATCGCATAGACAACAAAGAAAAGACTTGAAACGCTAGCTAAATGAATTTCTGTTGCATAAATCGAGACAAATGATAAAAGAGCAGAATAGACAATCGCTAGGAAGCTTCCAACAATCGAGATAGAAACAGCAGATGCTTCAAATAAGTTTTTAAATGAAAAGGCTGAAGCAGCTTTTGGCTGATTCGGCTGTTCAGAATTAGTTAATTTTACACTAAGTCCAGTCAGGAGAGAACCAGCAGCAACAATGACACTAAGAATGAAAAGGGTGTTCGCGCCCCAATGTTGAATTGCCATCAATCCGACAAATGGTCCTAAAACCATTGCCATGTTCGTGGACATGACAAAGTATCCCATTCCTTCGCCCCTGCGTGAAGCGGGAATGATATTTGCAACAATTGTAC comes from the Neobacillus sp. PS2-9 genome and includes:
- a CDS encoding MFS transporter, yielding MNKPKLWTKDFISVSLSNFFLFLTFYILLVTLPTYALDELHSSATVAGLMTTVFLLSAIISRPLAGQWLERASNKKVLLTALIIFTAAALLYFIPKTVAGFLVIRLLHGIGFGMATTAVGTIVANIIPASRRGEGMGYFVMSTNMAMVLGPFVGLMAIQHWGANTLFILSVIVAAGSLLTGLSVKLTNSEQPNQPKAASAFSFKNLFEASAVSISIVGSFLAIVYSALLSFVSIYATEIHLASVSSLFFVVYAIVLLLSRPFTGKWLDLYGPNVISYPSILLFAIGMFVLSQSTGAFMFLFSAGMIGLGWGTLFPTFQTIAIQDAEPRKRGLATATFLSIYDTGIALGSLAVGLLAANMDYSSLYFMCSFYILIGLVLFYFLHTKKRSTPQEQSKIQEI